In Candidatus Defluviilinea proxima, a single genomic region encodes these proteins:
- a CDS encoding GyrI-like domain-containing protein: MKTLQFPPEIGARGIDQRAAKQYVGLRIITPFEGMFAQTDKLFKELRQWVNAQGLADQGPYFLRYHVIDMKGLMDVEAGFVVTSQQAGDERVKSGVLPAGRYAHLTYSRYALRGNQALLTWIKEQKLETDREDTSKGDAFACRYEAYLTDYRTEPRKKNWQVDLAIRLRD, translated from the coding sequence ATGAAAACCTTACAATTTCCACCAGAAATAGGCGCCCGAGGAATCGACCAGCGCGCCGCGAAGCAGTATGTTGGTCTTCGAATCATTACCCCTTTCGAAGGCATGTTTGCCCAGACAGACAAGCTCTTTAAAGAACTGCGTCAGTGGGTCAATGCACAAGGTTTAGCGGACCAAGGTCCATATTTTCTTCGATACCATGTCATTGACATGAAAGGGTTGATGGATGTGGAAGCTGGATTTGTGGTGACATCACAGCAGGCAGGAGACGAGCGTGTGAAAAGCGGAGTCCTTCCTGCTGGACGTTATGCACACCTCACCTATTCACGATATGCACTGCGGGGAAATCAGGCATTGTTGACATGGATAAAAGAGCAGAAACTGGAAACAGATCGAGAAGACACATCAAAGGGCGACGCGTTTGCCTGCCGCTACGAAGCATATCTTACAGATTATCGAACGGAACCCAGAAAGAAAAATTGGCAGGTTGACCTGGCAATCCGATTGCGAGATTGA